One Ricinus communis isolate WT05 ecotype wild-type chromosome 7, ASM1957865v1, whole genome shotgun sequence genomic region harbors:
- the LOC8284968 gene encoding probable galacturonosyltransferase 10 isoform X1, which yields MRGRPKDFRRPVRRRLSNVVWWTLCGIVVLLFIVIFSKEGQIESRPSTNKERYLYRDRVLEGLNITDEMLSPNSVTRQLTDQISLAKAFVVIAKESNNLQFAWELSAQIRNSQVLLSSAATRRAPLTTRESDTAIRDMALLLYQAQQLHYDSATMIMRLKAKIQGLEEQMSSVTEKSSKYGQIAAEEVPKGLYCLGVRVTIEWFGNLNLQRKVNEKLHREAKLRDSSLYHFCVFSDNILATSVVVNSTALNSKNPDMVVFHIVTDEINYAAMKAWFAMNDFRGVTVEVQKFEDFKWLNASYVPVLKQLQDSETQSYYFSGHNDDSRTPIKFRNPKYLSMLNHLRFYIPEVFPALKKVVFLDDDVVVQKDLSALFSIDLNDNVNGAVETCMETFHRYHKYLNYSHPLIREHFDPDACGWAFGMNVFDLVEWRKRNVTNIYHYWQEKNVDRTLWKLGTLPPGLLTFYGLTQPLDPSWHILGLGYTNVDPHVIEKGAVLHFNGNSKPWLKIGMEKYKPLWEKYVDYSHPLLQQCNFH from the coding sequence GAGAGATATTTATATCGTGATAGAGTTTTGGAAGGCTTAAACATCACTGATGAAATGCTGAGCCCTAATTCAGTCACCAGACAACTTACCGACCAAATTTCTCTTGCAAAAGCTTTTGTTGTGATTGCAAAAGAAAGCAACAATCTTCAGTTTGCTTGGGAGTTAAGTGCACAGATTCGGAATTCGCAGGTCCTCCTTTCAAGTGCTGCAACAAGACGAGCTCCTTTAACAACCAGAGAATCAGATACTGCAATCCGTGATATGGCACTTCTACTCTACCAAGCCCAGCAGCTCCATTATGATAGTGCAACTATGATCATGAGACTGAAAGCCAAAATCCAAGGGCTTGAAGAACAAATGAGTTCTGTGACTGAGAAGAGTTCAAAGTATGGACAAATAGCTGCAGAAGAAGTTCCAAAAGGTCTCTACTGCCTTGGTGTTCGGGTAACTATCGAATGGTTTGGGAATTTAAATTTGCAGAGAAAAGTCAATGAAAAATTGCACAGGGAAGCAAAACTTAGAGATAGCAGTCTCTATCATTTCTGTGTCTTCTCTGACAACATCCTTGCAACTTCAGTTGTGGTCAATTCTACTGCATTAAATTCCAAAAATCCAGATATGGTTGTCTTTCATATTGTAACAGATGAAATAAACTATGCTGCAATGAAAGCCTGGTTTGCCATGAACGATTTTAGAGGAGTGACTGTTGAGGTTCAGAAGTTTGAAGACTTCAAGTGGTTGAATGCTTCTTATGTTCCAGTTCTTAAGCAGCTCCAAGACTCTGAAACTCAAAGCTATTACTTTTCAGGTCACAATGATGATAGTCGAACTCCAATCAAGTTCCGGAACCCGAAGTATCTGTCTATGCTAAATCACCTTAGGTTTTATATTCCCGAAGTTTTTCCTGCATTGAAGAAGGTAGTATTCCTTGATGATGATGTAGTGGTTCAGAAGGATCTCTCCGCCTTATTTTCAATTGATTTGAATGACAATGTTAATGGAGCTGTGGAAACATGCATGGAGACATTTCATCGATACCACAAGTACCTGAACTATTCTCACCCTCTCATACGGGAGCATTTTGATCCTGATGCATGTGGCTGGGCATTTGGGATGAATGTTTTTGATTTGGTTGagtggagaaaaagaaatgtaaCCAACATCTACCACTACTGGCAGGAAAAGAATGTGGACCGTACACTTTGGAAACTTGGGACTCTACCACCGGGACTTCTGACTTTCTATGGACTGACACAGCCACTAGATCCTTCATGGCATATTTTGGGATTGGGTTACACGAATGTTGATCCACACGTGATAGAGAAGGGGGCAGTGTTGCACTTCAATGGAAACTCAAAGCCGTGGTTGAAGATTGGGATGGAAAAGTACAAGCCTCTTTGGGAGAAGTATGTAGATTATTCTCATCCTTTGTTGCAACAATGCAACTTTCATTGA
- the LOC8284968 gene encoding probable galacturonosyltransferase 10 isoform X2, protein MLSPNSVTRQLTDQISLAKAFVVIAKESNNLQFAWELSAQIRNSQVLLSSAATRRAPLTTRESDTAIRDMALLLYQAQQLHYDSATMIMRLKAKIQGLEEQMSSVTEKSSKYGQIAAEEVPKGLYCLGVRVTIEWFGNLNLQRKVNEKLHREAKLRDSSLYHFCVFSDNILATSVVVNSTALNSKNPDMVVFHIVTDEINYAAMKAWFAMNDFRGVTVEVQKFEDFKWLNASYVPVLKQLQDSETQSYYFSGHNDDSRTPIKFRNPKYLSMLNHLRFYIPEVFPALKKVVFLDDDVVVQKDLSALFSIDLNDNVNGAVETCMETFHRYHKYLNYSHPLIREHFDPDACGWAFGMNVFDLVEWRKRNVTNIYHYWQEKNVDRTLWKLGTLPPGLLTFYGLTQPLDPSWHILGLGYTNVDPHVIEKGAVLHFNGNSKPWLKIGMEKYKPLWEKYVDYSHPLLQQCNFH, encoded by the coding sequence ATGCTGAGCCCTAATTCAGTCACCAGACAACTTACCGACCAAATTTCTCTTGCAAAAGCTTTTGTTGTGATTGCAAAAGAAAGCAACAATCTTCAGTTTGCTTGGGAGTTAAGTGCACAGATTCGGAATTCGCAGGTCCTCCTTTCAAGTGCTGCAACAAGACGAGCTCCTTTAACAACCAGAGAATCAGATACTGCAATCCGTGATATGGCACTTCTACTCTACCAAGCCCAGCAGCTCCATTATGATAGTGCAACTATGATCATGAGACTGAAAGCCAAAATCCAAGGGCTTGAAGAACAAATGAGTTCTGTGACTGAGAAGAGTTCAAAGTATGGACAAATAGCTGCAGAAGAAGTTCCAAAAGGTCTCTACTGCCTTGGTGTTCGGGTAACTATCGAATGGTTTGGGAATTTAAATTTGCAGAGAAAAGTCAATGAAAAATTGCACAGGGAAGCAAAACTTAGAGATAGCAGTCTCTATCATTTCTGTGTCTTCTCTGACAACATCCTTGCAACTTCAGTTGTGGTCAATTCTACTGCATTAAATTCCAAAAATCCAGATATGGTTGTCTTTCATATTGTAACAGATGAAATAAACTATGCTGCAATGAAAGCCTGGTTTGCCATGAACGATTTTAGAGGAGTGACTGTTGAGGTTCAGAAGTTTGAAGACTTCAAGTGGTTGAATGCTTCTTATGTTCCAGTTCTTAAGCAGCTCCAAGACTCTGAAACTCAAAGCTATTACTTTTCAGGTCACAATGATGATAGTCGAACTCCAATCAAGTTCCGGAACCCGAAGTATCTGTCTATGCTAAATCACCTTAGGTTTTATATTCCCGAAGTTTTTCCTGCATTGAAGAAGGTAGTATTCCTTGATGATGATGTAGTGGTTCAGAAGGATCTCTCCGCCTTATTTTCAATTGATTTGAATGACAATGTTAATGGAGCTGTGGAAACATGCATGGAGACATTTCATCGATACCACAAGTACCTGAACTATTCTCACCCTCTCATACGGGAGCATTTTGATCCTGATGCATGTGGCTGGGCATTTGGGATGAATGTTTTTGATTTGGTTGagtggagaaaaagaaatgtaaCCAACATCTACCACTACTGGCAGGAAAAGAATGTGGACCGTACACTTTGGAAACTTGGGACTCTACCACCGGGACTTCTGACTTTCTATGGACTGACACAGCCACTAGATCCTTCATGGCATATTTTGGGATTGGGTTACACGAATGTTGATCCACACGTGATAGAGAAGGGGGCAGTGTTGCACTTCAATGGAAACTCAAAGCCGTGGTTGAAGATTGGGATGGAAAAGTACAAGCCTCTTTGGGAGAAGTATGTAGATTATTCTCATCCTTTGTTGCAACAATGCAACTTTCATTGA
- the LOC8284967 gene encoding QWRF motif-containing protein 3 isoform X1, with protein sequence MKGDTDPLLSDQSLKPRKLKSRGVCSRFLSPSSSPHDNRIPSPTPSQASSPVRRKSTDARKNRSLEDSGFIRGIWPSSIASSSPSRPSSSNNTLGTLADHLGNDRLRDLLERKKDDKSPKSSNVYSLTRQRSCSEYTRSGNEKEKEKEIMKENHRPVGGSMRYTGKFHFPGKSSASSSSSSSSNTFIPGRLSVDENALYRNLESAGVSRRKSDSFMDDVDAESECSATDCSSTATGKNSRKSGIEVSSKYLQHIPSRCRRGTSDSNIQHPISLDASPKMKKLTIKNAIKRANSLTGYGSATSQWALSPGRSGSPPMSVENKERPLSFSSLKPPSSPSRSSAKGVEKLLNLGLDLFKSKKWPSSSSLTAGSGNVQSIHQLRMLHNQQMQWRYANARADGVYGNVTKQVENNLLCAWHSLANLQRSVLLKKLQLQKEKFEIKLDFILHSQIKQLEAWGDMERQHLSAVLKTKECLYSVICKVPLIEGAKAEPQSTSLALRHASDLAASIKSTLITFSPLTEKGAAFFSQLAEVVSQEKLLLEECLEHLQTISALEVQNSNSYNHHIGDIGERKFLMTKL encoded by the exons ATGAAGGGCGACACTGACCCTTTACTATCAGATCAATCTCTCAAGCcaagaaaactaaaatccCGTGGAGTATGCTCTAGATTTTTGTCTCCGTCCTCATCTCCACATGATAATCGAATTCCATCTCCAACTCCAAGCCAAGCTTCCTCACCAGTCCGCCGTAAATCCACCGACGCTCGGAAAAACCGGAGCCTTGAAGACTCTGGTTTTATTCGAGGAATTTGGCCTTCATCCATTGCTTCTTCATCTCCTTCACGTCCATCATCAAGCAACAATACTCTTGGCACTCTTGCTGATCATCTTGGAAATGATAGACTCAGAGATTTactagagagaaaaaaagacgATAAATCTCCGAAAAGTAGCAATGTCTATTCGCTTACTAGGCAAAGAAGTTGCTCTGAGTATACTAGGTCTGGAaatgagaaagagaaagagaaagaaatcaTGAAAGAAAATCACAGACCAGTTGGAGGGTCTATGAGATATACAGGAAAGTTTCACTTCCCGGGCAAATCATCTGCTTCATCGTCATCGTCATCCTCGTCTAATACGTTTATTCCTGGAAGATTATCAGTTGATGAAAATGCACTATATCGAAATTTAGAAAGTGCCGGTGTATCTCGGCGAAAATCAGATTCTTTTATGGATGATGTTGATGCAGAATCTGAGTGTAGTGCCACAGATTGTAGTTCTACAGCTACAGGGAAAAACTCAAGAAAATCTGGTATCGAGGTTTCTTCGAAATATCTGCAACATATTCCTTCAAGGTGTAGAAGGGGCACTTCAGATTCTAACATTCAACATCCAATATCTTTAGATGCTTCTCCGAAAATGAAGAAGCTTACGATAAAAAATGCGATTAAGAGGGCTAATTCTCTTACTGGCTATGGAAGTGCTACATCACAATGGGCCTTGTCACCAGGGCGATCAGGGTCACCACCGATGTCAGTGGAAAATAAGGAAAGGCCATTGTCCTTCTCGAGTTTGAAACCGCCATCTAGTCCTTCAAGAAGTAGTGCTAAAGGAGTGGAGAAATTGTTGAATTTAGGCCTGGACTTGTTTAAGAGTAAGAAATGGCCTTCGTCTAGTTCACTGACTGCGGGTTCTGGGAATGTGCAGAGCATTCATCAGCTAAGAATGCTTCATAATCAGCAGATGCAGTGGCGGTACGCAAATGCTAGAGCTGATGGTGTATACGGGAACGTAACTAAGCAAGTAGAG AACAATCTGTTATGTGCATGGCATAGTCTTGCAAATTTGCAACGATCTGTGCTGCTGAAGAAATTACAGCTTCAGAAGGAAAAGTTTGAGATAAAGCTAGACTTCATACTACATTCTCAA ATAAAACAACTGGAAGCTTGGGGAGATATGGAAAGGCAGCACCTATCTGCAGTTTTAAAGACTAAAGAATGTCTATATTCTGTCATTTGTAAAGTTCCTCTTATTGAAGGTGCAAAG GCTGAGCCACAATCGACTTCCCTGGCACTTCGACATGCATCAGACCTCGCAGCTTCCATCAAGTCAACATTGATTACATTTTCACCGCTG ACTGAGAAGGGTGCAGCATTCTTTTCACAATTAGCAGAGGTGGTTTCACAAGAAAAGTTATTGTTAGAGGAGTGCCTAGAACATCTCCAGACAATATCTGCATTAGAGGTACAAAACTCGAACTCGTATAACCACCACATTGGAGATATTGGAGAAAGGAAATTTCTGATGACAAAACTGTAA
- the LOC8284967 gene encoding QWRF motif-containing protein 3 isoform X2, with product MKGDTDPLLSDQSLKPRKLKSRGVCSRFLSPSSSPHDNRIPSPTPSQASSPVRRKSTDARKNRSLEDSGFIRGIWPSSIASSSPSRPSSSNNTLGTLADHLGNDRLRDLLERKKDDKSPKSSNVYSLTRQRSCSEYTRSGNEKEKEKEIMKENHRPVGGSMRYTGKFHFPGKSSASSSSSSSSNTFIPGRLSVDENALYRNLESAGVSRRKSDSFMDDVDAESECSATDCSSTATGKNSRKSGIEVSSKYLQHIPSRCRRGTSDSNIQHPISLDASPKMKKLTIKNAIKRANSLTGYGSATSQWALSPGRSGSPPMSVENKERPLSFSSLKPPSSPSRSSAKGVEKLLNLGLDLFKSKKWPSSSSLTAGSGNVQSIHQLRMLHNQQMQWRYANARADGVYGNVTKQVENNLLCAWHSLANLQRSVLLKKLQLQKEKFEIKLDFILHSQIKQLEAWGDMERQHLSAVLKTKECLYSVICKVPLIEGAKAEPQSTSLALRHASDLAASIKSTLITFSPLTEKGAAFFSQLAEVVSQEKLLLEECLEHLQTISALEVQERSLKCYIIQWRQQITS from the exons ATGAAGGGCGACACTGACCCTTTACTATCAGATCAATCTCTCAAGCcaagaaaactaaaatccCGTGGAGTATGCTCTAGATTTTTGTCTCCGTCCTCATCTCCACATGATAATCGAATTCCATCTCCAACTCCAAGCCAAGCTTCCTCACCAGTCCGCCGTAAATCCACCGACGCTCGGAAAAACCGGAGCCTTGAAGACTCTGGTTTTATTCGAGGAATTTGGCCTTCATCCATTGCTTCTTCATCTCCTTCACGTCCATCATCAAGCAACAATACTCTTGGCACTCTTGCTGATCATCTTGGAAATGATAGACTCAGAGATTTactagagagaaaaaaagacgATAAATCTCCGAAAAGTAGCAATGTCTATTCGCTTACTAGGCAAAGAAGTTGCTCTGAGTATACTAGGTCTGGAaatgagaaagagaaagagaaagaaatcaTGAAAGAAAATCACAGACCAGTTGGAGGGTCTATGAGATATACAGGAAAGTTTCACTTCCCGGGCAAATCATCTGCTTCATCGTCATCGTCATCCTCGTCTAATACGTTTATTCCTGGAAGATTATCAGTTGATGAAAATGCACTATATCGAAATTTAGAAAGTGCCGGTGTATCTCGGCGAAAATCAGATTCTTTTATGGATGATGTTGATGCAGAATCTGAGTGTAGTGCCACAGATTGTAGTTCTACAGCTACAGGGAAAAACTCAAGAAAATCTGGTATCGAGGTTTCTTCGAAATATCTGCAACATATTCCTTCAAGGTGTAGAAGGGGCACTTCAGATTCTAACATTCAACATCCAATATCTTTAGATGCTTCTCCGAAAATGAAGAAGCTTACGATAAAAAATGCGATTAAGAGGGCTAATTCTCTTACTGGCTATGGAAGTGCTACATCACAATGGGCCTTGTCACCAGGGCGATCAGGGTCACCACCGATGTCAGTGGAAAATAAGGAAAGGCCATTGTCCTTCTCGAGTTTGAAACCGCCATCTAGTCCTTCAAGAAGTAGTGCTAAAGGAGTGGAGAAATTGTTGAATTTAGGCCTGGACTTGTTTAAGAGTAAGAAATGGCCTTCGTCTAGTTCACTGACTGCGGGTTCTGGGAATGTGCAGAGCATTCATCAGCTAAGAATGCTTCATAATCAGCAGATGCAGTGGCGGTACGCAAATGCTAGAGCTGATGGTGTATACGGGAACGTAACTAAGCAAGTAGAG AACAATCTGTTATGTGCATGGCATAGTCTTGCAAATTTGCAACGATCTGTGCTGCTGAAGAAATTACAGCTTCAGAAGGAAAAGTTTGAGATAAAGCTAGACTTCATACTACATTCTCAA ATAAAACAACTGGAAGCTTGGGGAGATATGGAAAGGCAGCACCTATCTGCAGTTTTAAAGACTAAAGAATGTCTATATTCTGTCATTTGTAAAGTTCCTCTTATTGAAGGTGCAAAG GCTGAGCCACAATCGACTTCCCTGGCACTTCGACATGCATCAGACCTCGCAGCTTCCATCAAGTCAACATTGATTACATTTTCACCGCTG ACTGAGAAGGGTGCAGCATTCTTTTCACAATTAGCAGAGGTGGTTTCACAAGAAAAGTTATTGTTAGAGGAGTGCCTAGAACATCTCCAGACAATATCTGCATTAGAG GTTCAGGAAAGGAGTTTGAAGTGCTATATAATCCAGTGGCGGCAACAAATCACTTCATGA
- the LOC8284966 gene encoding uncharacterized protein LOC8284966, with the protein MATLAAAAARQAASRLSSSKSSASLIHRRGLAGAADHHGPPRVNCWQEPMNPAMWKEEHFVIVSLSGWGLLFFSGYKFFTKGKGNKEEKLIEAAH; encoded by the exons ATGGCTACTCTGGCAGCAGCTGCAGCTCGTCAAGCAGCTTCTCGACTTTCCTCTTCCAAATCATCCGCCTCCCTCATCCACCGCCGTGGCCTTGCCGGCGCTGCAG ATCACCATGGACCTCCAAGGGTTAACTGTTGGCAAGAACCAATGAACCCAGCTATGTGGAAGGAAGAGCAT TTTGTAATTGTCTCTTTATCTGGTTGGGGTCTACTCTTTTTTAGTGGATACAAGTTCTTCACTAAAGGCAAAGGCAACAAGGAAGag AAACTGATAGAAGCAGCACACTGA
- the LOC8284965 gene encoding uncharacterized protein LOC8284965, translating to MAMGASGSYKGSSRGKPYGVMLLLAFGAALLGVMVIHKLRERRIFNLLVKEKDSQLISLHLLLQKEKEYNKEMKRKTEEMKAKIYSLRNQKMETERRILELQSTIDSLKDEMKIVESALEEKQNEINIHTETSMYPEKETQMIALMESLKQREAEIEDLKSHLENPLKIPSVSTGDPSNTQLISNVTGNSADGDKTEDRQLHKSTNYSKYLNPTRGNESDNASTRVVKGDNTARVDEARSENKVGITDSLVVNKEGQLEMLENSLERLRNKGAPGKESSENGQGNKDEGSQASALGLGEENKFTNVTEGIVSTAEKVSQTGNADMKSVDGKGQKAARDGQLELKNSQQEKGRERTFKGAVKSEMIGNARSSNSRVREKHAKGKRWRILARNRTLENRNYESNEAGGIRKRKFSSNDRDGLRDREEATTSDKGKTGSERVTGADKLPETKAEGFSNAKIPESQNPEDTVDTRNKLAVNNTNHLEKDTNHLEKVDGMSNRLPMQESFDSSTNDSRSKAKKESLDGVKLYEDQGNSSNKEGRNTNMQNRTEQVNDSSKHEMPVEIEAVDADRDTDSAALDFYKESFYDSEEDKEENKEETKEPEF from the exons ATGGCTATGGGAGCTTCTGGATCGTACAAAGGAAGCAGCAGAGGGAAGCCATATGGGGTGATGCTGCTTCTTGCCTTTGGGGCTGCATTGCTTGGGGTTATGGTGATTCATAAGCTTAGAGAAAGACGCATCTTCAACCTCCTTGTCAAAGAGAAGGACTCTCAGCTCATTTCCCTTCACCTTCTTCTCCAG AAGGAAAAAGAGTACaacaaagaaatgaaaaggaagACTGAAGAGATGAAAGCGAAGATATACTCCCTCAGAAACCAAAAGATGGAGACTGAACGAAGGATTCTAGAGTTGCAGTCCACAATTGATTCCCTAAAAGATGAAATGAAGATTGTGGAGTCTGCACTGGAGGAGAAGCAGAATGAGATCAATATTCATACAGAGACAAGTATGTATccagaaaaagaaactcaaaTGATAGCTCTAATGGAAAGTCTGAAGCAAAGGGAAGCGGAAATTGAGGATTTGAAGAGCCATCTTGAAAATCCACTCAAGATACCGTCAGTAAGTACAGGTGATCCATCAAACACGCAACTAATTTCGAATGTAACAGGAAATTCAGCAGATGGGGATAAGACAGAGGACCGGCAATTGCACAAGTCTACAAATTATAGCAAATATCTAAATCCAACAAGAGGCAATGAAAGTGATAATGCATCCACCAGAGTCGTAAAAGGTGATAATACTGCCAGAGTTGATGAAGCTAGAAGTGAAAACAAGGTGGGCATTACTGATAGCTTGGTGGTCAACAAAGAAGGACAGTTGGAGATGCTGGAGAATTCACTTGAACGTCTCAGAAACAAAGGTGCACCTGGAAAAGAATCGAGTGAAAATGGGCAAGGAAACAAAGATGAAGGTTCTCAAGCGAGTGCTTTAGGTTTGGGGgaggaaaataaatttacaaatgtaACTGAAGGAATTGTCAGCACAGCTGAGAAAGTGTCGCAAACTGGCAATGCTGACATGAAATCAGTGGATGGAAAAGGCCAGAAAGCTGCTAGAGATGGGCAACTGGAGCTTAAAAATTCTCAACAAGAAAAGGGCCGGGAAAGAACGTTTAAGGGTGCAGTGAAGTCAGAAATGATAGGCAACGCTAGAAGTTCCAATTCTAGGGTGAGGGAAAAACATGCAAAAGGAAAACGATGGAGAATACTCGCAAGGAACAGGACGTTGGAGAATAGAAATTATGAAAGCAATGAAGCCGGAggcataagaaaaagaaaattttctaGTAATGATCGGGATGGACTGAGAGACAGAGAAGAGGCAACAACTtctgataaaggaaaaacaggCAGCGAGAGAGTAACGGGTGCAGATAAACTACCAGAAACTAAGGCAGAGGGTTTTTCTAATGCTAAAATACCGGAATCTCAAAACCCTGAAGACACTGTAGATACCAGAAACAAGCTTGCTGTAAACAATACAAACCACTTAGAGAAAGATACAAATCACTTAGAGAAAGTAGATGGGATGTCAAACAGATTGCCGATGCAGGAAAGCTTTGACAGTAGTACCAATGATAGCAGAAGCAAAGCCAAGAAAGAGAGCTTGGATGGAGTCAAATTGTATGAAGACCAAGGCAACAGCAGCAACAAAGAAGGCAGAAACACGAATATGCAAAACAGAACTGAACAAGTGAATGATTCCAGCAAGCATGAAATGCCAGTAGAAATAGAGGCTGTAGATGCAGATCGCGACACAGATTCAGCAGCATTAGACTTTTACAAGGAATCATTTTATGACTCGGAAGAAGATaaagaagagaacaaagagGAAACAAAGGAGCCGGAGTTCTAG
- the LOC8284963 gene encoding glutamate formimidoyltransferase, producing the protein MDSGTQSNSIQDIFDSSLNLEDTHFKQGYEEGYSHGLISGKEESRQVGLKTGFEVGEEVGFYQGCVDIWSSVVRIDPDAFSDRFKKTVKQIKELIERYPLLDPEIESVQDIMDSLRLKFKVITGGNKDVNLVYDGYPKPKVVDFKGARKIKMLKWTLACCKVYISETRNKAALASIEKAAKLFPQAPIINRFEDATYNRVGYTLVSSLAPKPSSGSCSLRSAVLAMVKAAFEAIDFEQHSGSHPRLGVVDHICFHPLARASLDQVAEIAKSLAVDVGSGLQVPTFLYGAAHQQGRKLDSIRRELGYFKPNSGNQWTGGPKAESLPMKPDEGPTQTNQEKGVVVIGATQWVDNYNIPIFSTDIAAVRRIAKQVSGRGGGLASVQTMALAHGDDIIEVACNLLEPSKVGGERVQQEVERLAEEEGMAVGKGYFTDLSQEKIIESYLKSSPLI; encoded by the exons ATGGATTCTGGAACTCAGTCTAACTCAATTCAAGACATCTTTGATTCGTCGCTGAATCTGGAGGATACCCACTTCAAACAAGGCTATGAAGAAGGTTACAGCCATGGTTTAATCTCTGGAAAAGAGGAGTCTCGACAAGTGGGTCTCAAGACAGGCTTTGAGGTTGGTGAAGAAGTTGGGTTTTATCAGGGTTGTGTTGATATCTGGAGCTCAGTTGTTCGGATTGACCCGGATGCATTCTCTGATAGATTTAAAAAGACcgttaaacaaattaaagagCTGATTGAGAGATACCCTTTATTGGATCCTGAGATTGAGAGTGTACAAGATATTATGGATAGTTTGAGGTTGAAGTTTAAGGTCATAACAGGTGGTAATAAGGATGTGAATTTGGTTTACGATGGTTATCCTAAACCCAAAGTTGTTGACTTT AAGGGAGCAAGGAAGATAAAAATGCTCAAGTGGACTCTTGCTTGCTGCAAGGTCTACATATCTGAAACCCGAAACAAGGCTGCTTTAGCATCAATTGAAAAAGCTGCAAAGCTATTCCCTCAAGCACCTATTATCAATAGGTTTGAGGATGCGACCTACAATAGAGTTGGTTATACTCTTGTCTCAAGCTTGGCTCCAAAGCCGTCTTCAGGTTCTTGTTCTTTGAGGAGTGCTGTGCTTGCCATGGTTAAAGCTGCTTTTGAAGCTATTGACTTTGAGCAGCATTCTGGAAGTCATCCTCGGCTTGGTGTTGTCGACCACATTTGCTTTCATCCTTTAGCACGTGCATCTTTGGACCAAGTAGCAGAAATTGCGAAGTCCTTGGCAGTAGATGTTGGCTCTGGTCTTCAAG TTCCTACCTTCCTGTATGGAGCTGCCCATCAACAAGGAAGAAAACTTGATTCAATCAGAAGAGAACTGGGTTATTTCAAGCCAAATTCTGGAAACCAATGGACAGGGGGACCAAAAGCCGAGTCCTTGCCAATGAAACCAGATGAAGGTCCAACTCAAACGAATCAAGAAAAAGGCGTAGTGGTAATTGGAGCAACCCAGTGGGTTGACAACTACAATATCCCCATCTTCTCCACTGATATCGCCGCTGTTCGTAGAATTGCAAAACAAGTTAGTGGGCGAGGAGGTGGGCTCGCATCAGTACAAACCATGGCACTTGCGCATGGTGATGACATAATTGAAGTTGCTTGTAACTTGTTGGAACCAAGTAAAGTTGGAGGAGAAAGAGTTCAGCAAGAAGTTGAAAGGCTTGCAGAGGAAGAGGGTATGGCTGTGGGGAAGGGGTATTTTACAGATTTATCACaggaaaaaattattgaaagttACTTGAAGTCAAGTCCTTTAATTTAA